TTATGCATGTTGGTACATGTGGCTTCAAACAGCAGACTTTGTGTTTTAGTTACCTCGCATGAGAATCCTcgtcttaaatatttatatacttggTGTAAAAGAACCGATTGACGTATTAATATTCACCTTTTAATGGAAAATTCACTAGTGGcatattaacaatattaaaacaaatataattaatattattattattattattattataaattattattgtactattattatcattattaatgaaaGAATGGTCAGATTTTATCTCGTAGCTTGGTAACTATTGGTAATGAGCTATTATATGGCATTAATAAATAGACGAGTACATAGTGCATTTGATATTTGGTATAACAAGATATGAAAACAAGAATTTAAAACATAATACAAATTAATGTAAAGGTCTAAtattatacaaatatttaattaaatattatactaAATGGATTTACAatgagtgaaaaaatatttttagcagtggaatattttattaaagatttacgaaaaatattgaaaatttatttttaacttttaaaatgaTGAAacgtattttttcattttgttaaataatctcaaatatttgataaaagtaACTTTCTCTTCAATTTAAGTAAATAtgatttaatataaaagaaataattaaaattgttctagtttctaaaaataatttttctgctcAGTGTCCATTGGTATAATCCAAATTTTATTCGTAATAGAATGTCCGTAATAAGTAAaacgtaattaattaattaattaatcgaaTCAATTAAAACTAACATACAAATTAAAAGAACCAGAAAATATGTACTCTTTGACAGTAAATATATAACAAGTAGAAATTGAGACTGAAACTACTCAAATTTTggaggataaaaataaaaactaataaaaagttTAGGGTATCCAAAGATACACACCTCACATGCTcacttttattgttaatttgatactttaatcaaatatataattaaagataatattgatctatactttttaaatattgaaaaacatTAATCTTTCTATATTATCAATAGTTATTATTGAATGTTTTGTtgttcaataaatttacaaatacaCTCAtactaaaatttcaaattttaatttaaattttttggtatcaAAATTTAgatcataaaaatgattttaaataatgataaaccCAGCATATAAAGAGTAAagtgaggcgtgcaaaaaatCTACATTTTATTagtaatattaaaagtaaatatttatattgatgGTGTATCAAGCACGATGCTTAATATTGTGAATTCAACTGCAGTTAATTGTTCGATGTTTAATTGTCtcatatattaattaaaaataatttattaacttatttatGTATCTGTACTAGtatatctttttaatttaaatgctgATTTTATGTGATTGTCTCAGCTTCCAAGCAGAGAAATTTACTGATGCTTattgtgataaattattttaacatttaagattaatttaacatttattttttttctaactgtTCTATTGttagttatattattataattatatataatacttttataacgatgttttaattttttaatcttctcGAGTCAGAGGATAGTTTATATATTCTATTTAATATTCTAACATAAATAAACCGAATACGTAAAGTggtgagaaattttaaaaaactttcttaGCTTTAGCGTCATTTAACAAATTACAATcatactaaaataataataaccacaGAAGTCTGCATGGATGATATTCCCAACGATAAAGTCATCGATATATTAGTATACAATAAATGCGCCTcatgttaattataaaattatatatatagatattgtacgaatataaatatatataatattataacataaataaaatttttataatcataaagTACAATACTTGTACGCTTTAATGGgtgatataaatattattaaatatactgGATACTGCACTGAATTCATtgtactaaaaataaataataaaaatctatggaaaaaattattttgcattttttagtgatttaataaaaatcaagaatTCGGTTTTAATTTGTGAATTATGGGAAAcgtaatagaaaaaaaaacaaaaatgtttaaatttacatcattatttatttatctttcataacttcaaaaaataaataaataataaacctgTTTTAAGAAATACACATCATTCTTATGATTGAGGGTTGGCATTTGGTCCACGACGACGTCCGAAAGTTGGTACAACAGTAACGAATCTGCGGTTGTACTGGATTCGTCTCTTAGCACGACCAGTCTTCTTCTTtgatttttcttgtttttcaacctaaaataaaacaaataaattatatatttattgttcttataaactatcaattttttaatcctttAGATAATTCTctatttaattacataaaaaattgtgacatatttatgaaaagccgagcttattaattaatcaagacTTCactttaaattgttcatttaaTATAACGCCAAGTTTTTACTGTAGTTCCTTTTTACCAAGTACAGCTAAGATCATTTAGCGTATAAGGTATATAACTTATTGTTAATTACCTTGGGTGTTTGACCCTTGACTTTTCCAGCACGAGCCAAAGATCCGTGAACTTTACCTCCGGGAAGTAAGACGTTGAGGTCCAAAGAATTAGATGTTAGAGAACTAATTGGTGTTTCGTTGGACAATAATTGCCCATTGCAACTCAAGACGAATTCTGTTGATCCAAAATCACAGGCTTCGGTGATTTTAgcctagtaaataaattatttattaaaacatgtTAAATTAGAAacacaaaatataatttttatgtttaaaaatgcATTAAGCTTGAATAgtatacaaacaaataaaaatcagaagatgaaatgaaagaaaaaaattgatatcagaattaaaaaaaaaaactgaaattcttgattgaaaaatcataaagaaaaattggtataaaataaattataaacaaaaaatatgcagtagttaaaaaaaaaacaataaataataagaattaataaaatcacttTGATGAGTCAATTGTATTAGATTGATGATAggataatagaaaaaaatatctattatcATCCTGATATCTAATTTTCTTTCGCATCAATGCTCCTACTGACCATCCGTTAAATAATCGTCAGTTTATCTGTTaatgctttttttaattatttaaaagatcttctttttcttttttttttatttttctttatttttcatacttGCCGAATAgatatgattaataattacacCATATTTTACCTTGAGATTGGAGACAATTTCATGCTCTTGGCATTCGACTACAAAAGTCTCTTGTCCGCGGATAAACAACTGcattttgtttatttgttcctaagaaaataaattactttgttaataacaataattatttataagtcgTAAGTAGTTTTCTGAGcaagataatataattttgaggTTATGAGAAAGGTTAACTACACATGcactgaaattaaatatttacaatttaaattaccctataaatattgaatattttgtataattaattaataaaaattattttaaaatatttttatgaataaatttagcaataaaaaatcgtaaatcgtaaaaaaagcACTAATAATGAAACAGCGTTACCTCGTGGAGCAGGCAGGGGCGTAAAAGAGAGCGGAAGCAGAACTGAACGTGAACCTgacagagaaaaattttttttctcatcaaaGACATGCGCGGGAAGTTTGAAAagtttagaattatttatttttatacaactAACTTCATTAATATcgtgataaattatttttttatactttttattgtattaacaataaaatgtttttttttttttttaatttcaacatttttaattttttattcttatattaaaattaatcaatatctCGAAATTCGATATTTACgttacagcaaaaaaaaaaaaacaaaacatttaGATTTATGTTGGCGGCGTTTACGCTTGTTTGTaatcaaaagaaaaagataattttttaaataatattcgttATGGTTgttatgagtaaatttttacatagttttatgtttaaattacaataattactaaaaaatttattattttatttacaggaTTGATTAAATGATGTGAAAGCCAAAAGAGTTGGTAACACAATGACGTTGTGAGGTTATGGATATTTTACGTTTTTAAATccaaacaattaaattaaatatttttaaattacatactTATTACGAtacgttaaataaataaatacaatataaaaatgacgTCTCCGCCAAATGTAAGTAAATCAAGcttgtagtaaaaaaaaaaaaaaaaaaaaaaaaacaattatgtTTTAAATTGAAACCTTTCTTTGTTTAGATTACATTCGGTTATATACAAATGGAAGAACGCTATAAAAATCTAGAGCGTTCTATCAAGAAGATGCAGTTGAATCAACGGATAAATGAGACTGGAACTAACCAAGTACTTGACTCTCGATCCTGTGCTTCAAGTGTCAACGGTAATATGCTGGACGGCGAGACGAGTTCACGAGTCGGCAGCGAGGTTGTCTCGTCAAGTACAAACATGCGTAATATACTTTCTCAGCGATTAAATACACCAACCCACGGTATTACGACATCGAATGTCAAAAATTCTCCAGAAGTTATAGATCGTGCCATAATGCCGCCGCCGAAAACAATCGGCATCCTTGCTCATTCATCCCGGAGAAATTCATTAGCGAGTCCTCAAATAGTTCCCAAAACAACGGCTTCTGGAATTGAATCTAACACTAGTGTTATTTCAGCAATTAACTATCCATCAGCTAGTGAAtttgataaacaaaaatcCAATATTTTACACTCCACCTTGGACACAACTAAACCTGATCGTATTTTTCAACGATGGAAAGTTGCACTGAGTAACACAGGCGAGCTGCTCATTAAAGGTTTCATAGAAGGCAATAAATATGTTCGTAGCAAGCCGGTAATCGAACGCATCAACTCAACAACTGTTAAATCTTTCTTCTCACACATTTATAGTCTTGAAGGGCGTATTCACGACGAGGCGAAGGAGTTACCCGAGTATGTACGTggtaaattttacaatggatTTCCAGATGATTGGAAAAATGTTCACCATGTATGGCAAAGTTTCGTCGCTGGTGGTTGTAGTGATAATTTTCGCTGGCCGACACCAATCACCGACAGCGATGATGATTTAATAAGTGAAATAACTGAAGTGAATAACTCCAAGTCCCTAAAGCGTTCACGggctcgaaaaaaattattgagaagTCATGAAAGTACTGGAgactttttgaaaaagtctTTAACTGAATTACCTGTTAAACAAAAGCTTCCATCACCCAGACATCCATCCGTTAAATCAGTAGCTCAGATGTCTGGACATCCGCAgagttcaatttttcaaactcCAACTGAGTCACTCcaaaaagatttaaataagAGTCCTAGGTCTCGATCCAGAGTTAATCAAGAAGTAGCCGCGGATTCTGATAATGAATCACGTCAAGCTGTCGATAAAGTTTTAGGAACAATTTTATTGAACAGCGCAAATGTACAACCTTCTGATGAACAATTGGAAACGTTGAAGGCTTTTTCAATtctgttgaaaaataaaaaatattcggtTGAGTTCTTAGAGAATATTGTTGAAATGTCTAACTCGTTGATGAGTGTCATAACTCGGACGTCTGATGAACATCCAGCTGAGAGCAATCAGTTTTCAGCTATTGATAGTAACATTTCGTCAAAGAATCATAGTGCTACTTATACAAAAGctggaattaataaaaatttatctgctAAATCCAATAAAATATCGAGAGAACAAGTTGTTGATCAAGTATCGAGTAAACATTCtgctaaaaataattcaaagtaTGTTCCAGTTCGTAGAAAATTGACTAATCGTCATTATGATACTTCAGATGAGTTTGACAGCCATGATGATGAACGCTACGACAGCCGGTATGCTTTAAAACCACGGTCAGTCCGAATTCCCAGTAAAAGATTGCACGAACGACCGGGAAGAATCAATCATGCTAGGCGTAGGCGTTCACTTGATTCTGAGAGTAGCGACTTTGATGAATTTGcacataaaaataagaaatctTTAGTAAGTCCCGCGTATGATGATCGAAGGAAAAATACAAATGTAGTCGAACCAGAGCAAAAGAAGTTTTCACGAAATGAAGTAAGAAAACCAATTCAGTCTCAGCATACTGTCAGGAACTCACGAATACCCCTGCCACGATCAGCTTATATTCATGATCGTGGAGGAGCTGAATCAGCTTCAACAATTACAGGATTTTTAGCAAACTACGACTCTTGTGCCAGCATCACTGAAGACGAGCATGCGCTTCGGGCTATGGGTCGACAAAATATTCATttagaacaaaataaaaaaatgactgtCCCAGTAGGGCCTAAATATCCAGTGTGCTATGATTCGTGTGTAAGTATCACCGAAGACGAGTCAAGTAGACTTAAAAAggtaattaaagaaaataattacaagAAGCCGGTACTTCAGGAAACAAATTCTCAGTATTTGGATCAAGTCATGAAGAGAACAAGTATTCAGAGATTGAACCAGCTTGCTGGCCACGGAAAGCCTCAGCAACGACCTACAACTCATTCAGAGACTACGCAAGAATTTCCCCAGGCTGTATCTTCTAAAGCTACCATGACTGACGACAaagaaaacgaaaaaattaccaaaaatcaAGCTTTACATCCAGTGTctccaaaaataattcaaatagaAGAAAAACAAGATCCAGTTAGAAAAATTActcctgaaaaaataaaaccaacTATTGTTAGAGTAGAAAACGTAGCGATGAAGTTAAACCCTCGTCGAATGGAATCTCTATCGCGTAAAATCAAGTcaccgaaaaaaataattgataattcaaCAGTTGATAAACAATCAACAGaggataaattaattaaaaaatcttgttcAACTGAAGACAAACCTAAGGTTTTAAAATCGCCTGAAGCTTTGGAACCAAATGTTCCTGATAAAAGTAAAACTACTGATAAGTATCCTCGGGATACgagaaatgataaattattagaaatgcAGTCTAAAATAGTATTTGGAAgtgaaaaaaatccaaaagtacTGACTTGTTGGATgccaaatattaaaaagttgtCAGAGAAAAAATATGGACTTGTCTTTGAAGGAAAATTGCTGAATGAAGCTGGCCATGTTAGTACTAAAAAGTACGTGACTGACATGATAATTCGTCGAGTAACTCCTAAATTGGttgaaactataaataatgaattttacgaGTTGTCTGGAGATATAGTTAACAACAAGCACGTGGTACCACAGGAACTTCAAAAGCTTTGTCTTGACGGCTGTCCTGCAAAGATCATGGCCTTTTGTGAAAAGTGggcaaatattaaaaatgataattcgAATGCCGCAACGCAGTCGCTAAATGGATCGATAGATATAGCAAGTGCACCGACGAGCTCGCGTGGCCGTCGAATTGTACAATCATTGCGTTACTGGGAGGGCGAAAGATTATCCATGAAAGGCGACGAAGTCTGTTACAGTCCAGGACACTTCCAAGAGTCGATTACTTCTTCCAACGAAGCTTCAAAAAAGGACACTTCACAGAGTTCACCTAGAAAACAACAAAGTTCTTCCAAAAACGAGTTGACGgtgctgaaaaaaaatcaaagtcatttagagaaagaaaaaaaatctaaacaacCTGCAGAGCAAGATGATTTAGTAAAtgctaaaaaattgaaagacaataataattacaatttaaataacaaaaaatcttCTGCGAAGAAAACAGCGAGTCCTCGAGTGTCAGAAAACCGGAGGCGCAGTCAAAGATTCAGAAGTCTCAAGAGAAAATCTTACCGTGAAGTTAAGTCGTCCAGTGACTCGGAGTCGGATGATGGGAAATTACAGTCGAAGcgaagaagaaattttaatcgCAACGCATTGAGACCTGAGgataacgataaaaaaataggatctaaaaataaatcaaaacatGACATCAGAAGTTCTTCAGATTCAGATAAAACTCCACAGGGAACTTCTTATCAGTATCGAAAACTAGTTTAccatgataaatttttttctgatgaataaataatatatcaactgtacaaaaaaattatttaaattatataagctgtattattttaatgttttattatatttaaaataaaaattaattcaaatttttaagacCTTGACTGGTAACATATattacacttttttttattgagtacAATGTAATTATCTATGTTaacataacaaaaatattttatagttatATAAGAGAAAAATATGTCATAATATATTAAGTAAGTTTATAACAAAATTCGTGGAGATCACTTTGAGTTTGTACTTAACTAAATTGCACATAGTTCTGCGCTAGATAATTTCTCAAGTGCCCGGAGGTAATGGTAAATTCGTAACACGACTAGTACTTGGTTGGTTATAATTTGGCACAGGTAAGTCTAAGTTTTCGGGATATGGCACAGGTAAAGGTACGTTGTTCGCAGGTGGCAAGCCCAGTACAACTGGTCTAAATGTTTGTTGGTACGATGGAAAAGGAAAAGGAACAGGTGGGAATGGTTGATGATGATACCCGTTGAACATAAAAGGCGGTGTTCGATTCTGGTTGAAAGCTGGTGGATTGCTCGCTGATTGAGCCAAGCTATCAAGGATCTGCCTCATGGACTCCAACTTTTCATCAGGAAGATCTTGAATAACTTCCAAAATTGAAGGCGTTAAATCGTGAATTTTAGGTGTCGGAGGTCTTGGAGTTCCCGGGCGTGAAATTGTCGTTGACGTCACAGTTTCGTCTTTTAATGCAATAGGCTTGACTTCTTTGGAGTTGGCTTTGAAGTAAATCAACAAGTCGATGAGGTTGTCAAACGGTTGGTCGCGGAAACGAAAACCCTCTGCAACAACTTTAATGTACTCGTGGTAGCAAGTTACCCGAGGTaaataagatattaaaaatttccctgGAGATTTTTTTACCGCAGATATTATGTATGGTATACAATtagggtttttatttttttcagctcTCAATAATTCTTCAGCAGTTGCTTTGATACCGTTGATTCCTTGCTTAAAGTGTTTATATTCAAGTAACTTCAAAGCATTTTGCGCCATTGGCGTGATAAACGAATTGATTATATCATCAAGACTGCGGaactctttattattaatccaGTACTTGTATCTGCCTGATGAAcgacttttcaattttttcttgacCTTGACATGTTGACATATACCATCGGTAACTTTCCAGGTTATTTTCAGGTAATCAGAACCTTTGCTGCTCGGACGAACAATAATCTCACCTTGTTTCTTCACGCGCATCAGCTTTTCGCAGAATTCTGCATCCACGTCGCGAAAAAGAGGATGATCTTCGTCACGGCCATGATGactttttctcttttttgATATGCTCTCATCTTCGTCAGGCAATTCGGAAACCTCTTCTTTGGAACAAATTCCAGTAAAATCATCGTAATCAGGATCTACATTTTTATTACCTACATTAACTTCCTCAACAGAATCATGGCTACTTGAAGTTGATGATTTCCTTTTGCGTGATTTGCTcctttcattattattattattattattatatctttCGATGATTTCTTCATCACTCTGATCTCTCCTGCTGcattcagaaaaattttcctcTGATACCGTATGACTTTGGACGACTTTATGAAGACATTCTATCTCATCCACTATAACGCAGTCATCCGACAGTGACGCTTCGACGTAATCCCAAGGGTCGTCGTCTTCGAAGGTGGAAAATTCACCGTCGTCCGGAGGAGACGGATTTCTGTCCAAAGTGGTATACTCAAAATCGTCATAATAAGAGTTATCTACAGTACTTACATCAGAAAAATTATCGCTGATGTTATCAAAAAGTCGGTCATTAACCTTATCAGGAACAACGATTAGTTCTGCAGACTTTTCTCTCTGTTTTCTCGCAGAGTCACGATCCATTTCGATTTCATTGTCCTCGATTTCACCCTCTTCAAGTTCGTgattagtattttttattttttcacagtCTTGTTTTGCCTTTTGGTTTATTAAAGAGTCCATGTTTTCCACAGCttgttgattttttgaattaaaattggTTTCGACAGGTTCATGATCAAAATTTCCGACTTGCgtagaattttgttttttttcctggttcattattaattcaagGTCTTCTAAAGCTTgctgtttttcaaaattaacatCACTCCTAACTTCAAATTCACGACTAACATTTTCATCCTGCGtagaatttttgtctttttccTGGTTTAATATTGATTCAAAATCCTTTAGAGCTTGCTGTTCTTCTAAACTAGCGTCGATTCTTCCAACTCCAAATTCaccattgaaattttcaacctGAGTAGAATTTTTCTGATTAACCAACAATTGAATATCTTTTAGAGCTTGTTGTTCTTCCAAATTAGCACCATTTCTTCCAACCTCAAATTGAACACCATCGAGAGCACTCGGTAAATACTCCCACTGTTTATCCGTGAAATCGATATCTTCGTTATCTTTTGGATCAACGTCAATATGTTCATTTGAGCATTCTATGTCTTGAATTTCACTGTTCTCAAGTTCTTTATTATAAGATTCATTATGATGACCTTGATTCTCTAAAAAATCTCGTAGGCTAAACTCGAGTCCTGAATTTCCGATACTTTCATTTTGGTTCTCTAAGCAATTATTTTGCGTAGCTTCTTGACTATTTTCAATAGCCTGTTCATTAATTTTCACGCAGTCGTACTGAATACTGTCAGTAACTTCAGCCTGCTTACTTTGAACCAATTTTTC
This genomic interval from Cotesia glomerata isolate CgM1 linkage group LG1, MPM_Cglom_v2.3, whole genome shotgun sequence contains the following:
- the LOC123260339 gene encoding uncharacterized protein LOC123260339 → MSLMRKKIFLCQVHVQFCFRSLLRPCLLHEEQINKMQLFIRGQETFVVECQEHEIVSNLKAKITEACDFGSTEFVLSCNGQLLSNETPISSLTSNSLDLNVLLPGGKVHGSLARAGKVKGQTPKVEKQEKSKKKTGRAKRRIQYNRRFVTVVPTFGRRRGPNANPQS
- the LOC123260366 gene encoding uncharacterized protein LOC123260366; translated protein: MTSPPNITFGYIQMEERYKNLERSIKKMQLNQRINETGTNQVLDSRSCASSVNGNMLDGETSSRVGSEVVSSSTNMRNILSQRLNTPTHGITTSNVKNSPEVIDRAIMPPPKTIGILAHSSRRNSLASPQIVPKTTASGIESNTSVISAINYPSASEFDKQKSNILHSTLDTTKPDRIFQRWKVALSNTGELLIKGFIEGNKYVRSKPVIERINSTTVKSFFSHIYSLEGRIHDEAKELPEYVRGKFYNGFPDDWKNVHHVWQSFVAGGCSDNFRWPTPITDSDDDLISEITEVNNSKSLKRSRARKKLLRSHESTGDFLKKSLTELPVKQKLPSPRHPSVKSVAQMSGHPQSSIFQTPTESLQKDLNKSPRSRSRVNQEVAADSDNESRQAVDKVLGTILLNSANVQPSDEQLETLKAFSILLKNKKYSVEFLENIVEMSNSLMSVITRTSDEHPAESNQFSAIDSNISSKNHSATYTKAGINKNLSAKSNKISREQVVDQVSSKHSAKNNSKYVPVRRKLTNRHYDTSDEFDSHDDERYDSRYALKPRSVRIPSKRLHERPGRINHARRRRSLDSESSDFDEFAHKNKKSLVSPAYDDRRKNTNVVEPEQKKFSRNEVRKPIQSQHTVRNSRIPLPRSAYIHDRGGAESASTITGFLANYDSCASITEDEHALRAMGRQNIHLEQNKKMTVPVGPKYPVCYDSCVSITEDESSRLKKVIKENNYKKPVLQETNSQYLDQVMKRTSIQRLNQLAGHGKPQQRPTTHSETTQEFPQAVSSKATMTDDKENEKITKNQALHPVSPKIIQIEEKQDPVRKITPEKIKPTIVRVENVAMKLNPRRMESLSRKIKSPKKIIDNSTVDKQSTEDKLIKKSCSTEDKPKVLKSPEALEPNVPDKSKTTDKYPRDTRNDKLLEMQSKIVFGSEKNPKVLTCWMPNIKKLSEKKYGLVFEGKLLNEAGHVSTKKYVTDMIIRRVTPKLVETINNEFYELSGDIVNNKHVVPQELQKLCLDGCPAKIMAFCEKWANIKNDNSNAATQSLNGSIDIASAPTSSRGRRIVQSLRYWEGERLSMKGDEVCYSPGHFQESITSSNEASKKDTSQSSPRKQQSSSKNELTVLKKNQSHLEKEKKSKQPAEQDDLVNAKKLKDNNNYNLNNKKSSAKKTASPRVSENRRRSQRFRSLKRKSYREVKSSSDSESDDGKLQSKRRRNFNRNALRPEDNDKKIGSKNKSKHDIRSSSDSDKTPQGTSYQYRKLVYHDKFFSDE
- the LOC123260164 gene encoding kinesin-related protein 4-like isoform X2, with the translated sequence MGIQNCLNSPEENSDNKVVSDMNISGKIMDIESDEDTFTLQVTDDSGLEDNLSDSFEMNKNGILINVNSQTRSDSSGKQQKIKSVRILSDTYYDDDNDDDDDDNCYDTDPEKLVQSKQAEVTDSIQYDCVKINEQAIENSQEATQNNCLENQNESIGNSGLEFSLRDFLENQGHHNESYNKELENSEIQDIECSNEHIDVDPKDNEDIDFTDKQWEYLPSALDGVQFEVGRNGANLEEQQALKDIQLLVNQKNSTQVENFNGEFGVGRIDASLEEQQALKDFESILNQEKDKNSTQDENVSREFEVRSDVNFEKQQALEDLELIMNQEKKQNSTQVGNFDHEPVETNFNSKNQQAVENMDSLINQKAKQDCEKIKNTNHELEEGEIEDNEIEMDRDSARKQREKSAELIVVPDKVNDRLFDNISDNFSDVSTVDNSYYDDFEYTTLDRNPSPPDDGEFSTFEDDDPWDYVEASLSDDCVIVDEIECLHKVVQSHTVSEENFSECSRRDQSDEEIIERYNNNNNNNERSKSRKRKSSTSSSHDSVEEVNVGNKNVDPDYDDFTGICSKEEVSELPDEDESISKKRKSHHGRDEDHPLFRDVDAEFCEKLMRVKKQGEIIVRPSSKGSDYLKITWKVTDGICQHVKVKKKLKSRSSGRYKYWINNKEFRSLDDIINSFITPMAQNALKLLEYKHFKQGINGIKATAEELLRAEKNKNPNCIPYIISAVKKSPGKFLISYLPRVTCYHEYIKVVAEGFRFRDQPFDNLIDLLIYFKANSKEVKPIALKDETVTSTTISRPGTPRPPTPKIHDLTPSILEVIQDLPDEKLESMRQILDSLAQSASNPPAFNQNRTPPFMFNGYHHQPFPPVPFPFPSYQQTFRPVVLGLPPANNVPLPVPYPENLDLPVPNYNQPSTSRVTNLPLPPGT
- the LOC123260164 gene encoding kinesin-related protein 4-like isoform X1, encoding MLHRLKIYNCSSRVQLFDSFISTLSMGIQNCLNSPEENSDNKVVSDMNISGKIMDIESDEDTFTLQVTDDSGLEDNLSDSFEMNKNGILINVNSQTRSDSSGKQQKIKSVRILSDTYYDDDNDDDDDDNCYDTDPEKLVQSKQAEVTDSIQYDCVKINEQAIENSQEATQNNCLENQNESIGNSGLEFSLRDFLENQGHHNESYNKELENSEIQDIECSNEHIDVDPKDNEDIDFTDKQWEYLPSALDGVQFEVGRNGANLEEQQALKDIQLLVNQKNSTQVENFNGEFGVGRIDASLEEQQALKDFESILNQEKDKNSTQDENVSREFEVRSDVNFEKQQALEDLELIMNQEKKQNSTQVGNFDHEPVETNFNSKNQQAVENMDSLINQKAKQDCEKIKNTNHELEEGEIEDNEIEMDRDSARKQREKSAELIVVPDKVNDRLFDNISDNFSDVSTVDNSYYDDFEYTTLDRNPSPPDDGEFSTFEDDDPWDYVEASLSDDCVIVDEIECLHKVVQSHTVSEENFSECSRRDQSDEEIIERYNNNNNNNERSKSRKRKSSTSSSHDSVEEVNVGNKNVDPDYDDFTGICSKEEVSELPDEDESISKKRKSHHGRDEDHPLFRDVDAEFCEKLMRVKKQGEIIVRPSSKGSDYLKITWKVTDGICQHVKVKKKLKSRSSGRYKYWINNKEFRSLDDIINSFITPMAQNALKLLEYKHFKQGINGIKATAEELLRAEKNKNPNCIPYIISAVKKSPGKFLISYLPRVTCYHEYIKVVAEGFRFRDQPFDNLIDLLIYFKANSKEVKPIALKDETVTSTTISRPGTPRPPTPKIHDLTPSILEVIQDLPDEKLESMRQILDSLAQSASNPPAFNQNRTPPFMFNGYHHQPFPPVPFPFPSYQQTFRPVVLGLPPANNVPLPVPYPENLDLPVPNYNQPSTSRVTNLPLPPGT